In a single window of the Populus alba chromosome 16, ASM523922v2, whole genome shotgun sequence genome:
- the LOC118051389 gene encoding uncharacterized protein, whose product MEVEHFSHSVHPLILINQVLEYSGELVICSGCDEPIWGPCYSCTSCYFFLHKKCAELPREIKRHIHFKHPLHLLAKPPSHYILECFCDLCSKTCESFVYHCSVCRFDLHIKCAFQQCFFEVDGQAHQFAHIDHSLISNEEQEFHVEGVMCSGCDEPISGPSYRCTSCNFFLHKKCTELPQEIKRCLHPQHPLHLFANPPAHHTKKWMCDLCNKTCKSFVYRCSFCDFYLDIKCALPPCLLEVEGQEHQFICLPKSLPLKIVSFTCNACGTDGDDSPFVCTMCQLIVHKTCISFPRSIKLLIHQHPRIIHTYHLEQCDSRNKYCGICRDGVDTNYGVYYCQDCDFVAHVICGIQYRLSNTESDGDERSITMNDEFKESSFDVVREIKHGDERIIAEIKHFSHQHNLILIDEFNNDPKCDGCMLPIFTPFYSCTECNYSLDKACIGLPRKKYWQYDRHPLILILNTWDEDPFQCAICEQYCHGFSYNCDRCHRFLDVRCFKLTKDSIEHGGHEHPLYLAVESENRHCSGCGVSGESQTFRCVVCEFNLDFKCATLPDKARHRYDEHPLFLTYIDPNDYQYVCQICEKERDPKLWFYRCEECDFDAHRECVLGKNPFIKLGGSYTYDIHPHPLALVEKTDDYPACHACGEPCDDLALECTDYQCNFIIHKRGKGAMH is encoded by the coding sequence ATGGAGGTTGAACATTTTAGCCACTCAGTTCATCCATTGATCTTGATTAATCAAGTGCTAGAATATAGTGGTGAACTAGTTATTTGCTCTGGATGCGACGAACCAATCTGGGGTCCTTGCTACAGTTGCACCTCCTGCTACTTCTTTCTTCATAAGAAATGTGCGGAGCTGCCCCGTGAGATCAAGCGGCACATTCATTTTAAACACCCTCTTCATCTATTGGCAAAGCCACCGTCACATTATATCTTGGAATGCTTTTGTGATTTGTGCAGTAAAACTTGCGAGAGTTTCGTTTACCATTGTTCTGTCTGCAGATTTGATCTTCATATCAAATGTGCTTTTCAACAGtgtttttttgaagttgatgGTCAGGCACATCAATTTGCTCACATAGATCATTCATTGATTTCGAATGAAGAGCAAGAATTCCATGTTGAAGGAGTTATGTGCTCTGGGTGCGATGAACCAATATCGGGTCCTAGCTATCGATGCACTTCTTGCAACTTCTTTCTTCACAAAAAGTGTACTGAGCTACCCCAGGAGATCAAGCGGTGCTTGCACCCTCAACACCCTCTTCATCTATTTGCAAATCCACCAGCTCATCATACCAAGAAATGGATGTGTGATTTGTGCAACAAAACCTGCAAGAGTTTTGTTTACCGTTGTTCGTTCTGTGATTTTTACCTTGATATCAAATGTGCTCTTCCACCGTGCCTTTTGGAAGTTGAAGGTCAGGAACATCAATTTATTTGTCTACCAAAGTCGCTTCCGTTGAAGATCGTCTCTTTCACATGCAATGCCTGTGGCACTGATGGAGATGACTCCCCCTTCGTGTGCACCATGTGTCAGCTCATAGTCCACAAAACTTGCATTTCGTTTCCTCGCTCCATTAAATTGCTTATTCACCAGCATCCTCGAATAATCCACACCTATCACCTTGAACAATGTGACTCTAGAAACAAGTACTGTGGAATTTGTCGTGATGGAGTTGACACAAATTATGGAGTTTATTATTGCCAAGATTGCGACTTTGTTGCACATGTGATTTGTGGCATACAATATCGTCTATCTAATACAGAGAGCGATGGAGATGAGAGAAGTATAACTATGAATGATGAATTCAAGGAATCTAGCTTTGATGTTGTCCGTGAGATCAAGCATGGAGACGAAAGAATAATTGCAGAGATCAAACATTTCAGTCATCAACATAACCTAATCCTCATTGACGAGTTTAACAATGATCCAAAGTGTGACGGGTGCATGTTACCAATTTTTACTCCATTTTATAGTTGCACTGAGTGTAATTACTCTCTAGACAAAGCCTGCATAGGATTGCCTAGGAAAAAATATTGGCAGTATGACAGACACCCTCTGATACTCATCTTGAACACATGGGATGAAGATCCATTCCAGTGTGCTATTTGTGAGCAATATTGTCATGGATTCAGCTACAACTGCGATAGATGCCATCGCTTCCTCGACGTGCGATGcttcaaattaacaaaagatTCCATTGAACATGGTGGTCATGAGCATCCCCTTTATCTTGCCGTGGAGAGCGAGAATCGTCATTGCAGTGGCTGTGGTGTTAGTGGAGAGTCTCAAACATTCAGGTGCGTTGTTTGTGAATTCAACCTGGATTTTAAATGTGCTACTCTGCCAGATAAAGCGAGACACAGGTATGATGAACATCCTCTCTTCCTCACCTATATTGATCCAAATGACTACCAATATGtctgtcaaatttgtgaaaaagaaagagaccCAAAGCTCTGGTTCTACCGTTGTGAAGAATGTGACTTTGATGCTCATCGAGAATGCGTTCTTGGGAAAAATCCATTTATCAAGCTAGGGGGCAGTTACACATACGACATCCACCCTCACCCTCTCGCTTTGGTTGAAAAAACAGACGATTACCCTGCGTGCCATGCTTGTGGTGAGCCTTGCGATGACTTGGCCCTTGAATGTACTGATTATCAGTGTAATTTTATCATCCATAAACGGGGAAAGGGGGCAATGCATTAA